One segment of Gordonia terrae DNA contains the following:
- a CDS encoding TauD/TfdA dioxygenase family protein gives MTTTAHPVATASRTDAGTISSGVEFDIDEFGPSFGAEIRGVDVASASDAQVAALRQALIDYKVIVLRDQDLDDAAHIRFGNRLGDLTFGHPVWNSGDVPNEVYSLDSADNGFADVWHTDVTFMPRPPMGSILRPVVLPRNGGDTNWADAELAYRSLSEPIRRMIDGLSAVHDGNREFGYYLKQRRNGRGNTWDGEEVTELVPVTHPVVRIHPETGRKSLFVNPGFTSHIDGVSEAESRGILDLLYAHLTKPEHIVRHRWRLGDLVLWDNRNTLHYANRDYGDARRVMHRITLRGEAPIGPA, from the coding sequence ATGACCACCACCGCACACCCCGTCGCCACCGCTTCCCGTACTGACGCCGGAACCATCTCCAGCGGAGTCGAATTCGACATCGACGAGTTCGGTCCGAGTTTCGGCGCCGAGATCCGCGGCGTCGACGTCGCATCCGCTTCCGATGCGCAGGTCGCCGCGCTTCGGCAGGCGCTGATCGACTACAAGGTCATCGTCCTGCGCGATCAGGATCTCGACGACGCGGCGCACATCCGATTCGGAAATCGATTGGGCGACCTCACCTTCGGGCACCCGGTGTGGAACAGCGGCGACGTCCCCAATGAGGTCTACTCGCTCGACAGCGCCGACAACGGATTCGCCGACGTCTGGCACACGGACGTCACCTTCATGCCGCGTCCGCCGATGGGCTCGATCCTCCGCCCAGTGGTGTTGCCGCGCAACGGTGGTGACACCAACTGGGCGGACGCCGAGCTCGCGTACCGGTCGCTGTCGGAGCCGATCCGCCGGATGATCGACGGACTCAGTGCCGTGCACGACGGCAACCGCGAGTTCGGTTACTACCTCAAGCAGCGACGCAACGGCCGCGGTAACACGTGGGACGGCGAAGAGGTCACCGAGCTGGTGCCGGTCACCCACCCGGTGGTGCGCATCCACCCCGAGACCGGACGGAAGTCGTTGTTCGTCAATCCCGGCTTCACCTCGCACATCGACGGTGTCTCCGAGGCGGAGAGCCGCGGCATCCTCGACCTGCTCTACGCGCATCTCACCAAGCCCGAGCACATCGTCCGTCACCGCTGGCGTCTGGGCGACCTCGTGCTGTGGGACAACCGGAACACGCTGCACTACGCGAACCGCGACTACGGCGATGCCCGCAGGGTGATGCATCGGATCACCCTGCGTGGCGAGGCGCCCATCGGGCCCGCCTGA
- a CDS encoding ArsR/SmtB family transcription factor, producing MADELSKVFAALADPTRRDMVARLAVSDATVSQLAEPYDVSIQAVSKHLKVLEDAGMVTRTREAQTRPVHLEAEVFDLMTKWIERYRKRAEGRYQRLDALLAEMNDGPEAENPTAPDLEVEQPLHKEGKVS from the coding sequence ATGGCAGACGAGTTGTCCAAGGTGTTCGCCGCACTCGCGGACCCCACGCGGCGCGACATGGTCGCGCGGCTGGCGGTCTCGGATGCGACGGTCAGCCAGCTCGCCGAGCCGTACGACGTCAGCATCCAGGCCGTCTCCAAGCATCTGAAAGTGCTCGAGGACGCCGGCATGGTGACCCGCACCCGGGAGGCCCAAACCCGTCCGGTCCATCTGGAAGCCGAGGTGTTCGACCTCATGACCAAGTGGATCGAGCGGTATCGGAAGCGGGCGGAGGGGCGCTACCAGCGCCTCGACGCGCTGCTCGCCGAGATGAACGACGGCCCCGAGGCCGAGAATCCGACAGCGCCGGACCTCGAGGTCGAACAACCACTCCACAAGGAAGGAAAGGTGTCATGA
- a CDS encoding SRPBCC domain-containing protein: MTATQTRYPEAAIEADQEVPLIRITRDFRGTPAQLMKAHTDPELFVRWVGPEAISSRIVEWDVRDGGSWSYVSTHEGQEFGFRGCFHTVGEDKIVQTFTFLGMPDAVSLETLWFEDLGDGTTRLHAQSLCDSFEARDGWLASGMEVGVNEGYAALDRMLSDGTV, translated from the coding sequence ATGACCGCAACCCAGACCCGCTATCCCGAGGCCGCCATCGAAGCCGATCAGGAGGTGCCGCTGATCCGGATCACCCGCGACTTCCGCGGGACCCCCGCGCAGCTGATGAAGGCCCACACCGATCCCGAACTCTTCGTCCGGTGGGTCGGACCGGAGGCGATCAGCAGCCGGATCGTCGAGTGGGACGTCCGTGACGGCGGCAGCTGGAGTTATGTCTCCACCCACGAGGGACAGGAGTTCGGATTCCGCGGCTGCTTCCACACCGTCGGCGAGGACAAGATCGTCCAGACGTTCACGTTCCTCGGCATGCCCGACGCGGTGTCGCTGGAGACCCTGTGGTTCGAGGACCTCGGTGACGGCACGACGCGACTCCACGCCCAATCCCTCTGCGACAGTTTCGAAGCCCGTGACGGCTGGCTCGCCTCCGGCATGGAGGTCGGCGTCAACGAGGGCTACGCCGCCCTCGACCGCATGCTGTCCGACGGCACGGTCTGA
- a CDS encoding maleylpyruvate isomerase family mycothiol-dependent enzyme, with protein MTIADLDAAARHRDVAAGFADVIAGVNDWNAPTPVDGWVARDVVAHLVDWFTGFLAAGGVELPAGPTVADDPAGAWSAHASGVQALLDGPSAEDTFTHPMAGEHRLADAVDQFYTADVFMHTWDLARSQGATPDLDPAFAARLLGGMASIDEMLRSSGQYGPKVEVPDDADVVSRLMGFIGRDPAWTPAPAG; from the coding sequence ATGACCATCGCAGACTTGGACGCCGCTGCGCGCCACCGTGACGTCGCCGCCGGTTTCGCGGACGTCATCGCCGGCGTCAACGACTGGAACGCCCCGACGCCGGTCGACGGATGGGTGGCGCGCGACGTCGTCGCCCACCTCGTCGACTGGTTCACCGGGTTCCTCGCCGCCGGCGGCGTCGAGCTCCCGGCCGGCCCGACCGTCGCCGACGACCCGGCCGGGGCGTGGTCGGCGCATGCGTCGGGGGTTCAGGCCCTTCTCGACGGACCGTCGGCCGAGGACACATTCACCCACCCGATGGCAGGCGAACACCGCCTCGCCGACGCGGTCGACCAGTTCTACACCGCCGACGTGTTCATGCACACCTGGGATCTCGCGCGGTCCCAGGGCGCAACTCCCGATCTCGACCCTGCGTTCGCTGCTCGCCTCCTCGGCGGCATGGCGTCCATCGACGAGATGTTGCGCAGCTCGGGCCAGTACGGCCCGAAGGTCGAGGTGCCCGACGATGCCGACGTGGTGAGCCGGCTGATGGGCTTCATCGGACGCGACCCGGCCTGGACGCCCGCACCTGCCGGGTAG
- a CDS encoding sigma 54-interacting transcriptional regulator: MDQVPEDNVTTHGSQSTETRHPSPRTLGELRASGHVQRSIRDEIRNNLLSALRAGRDPWPGIVGFEATVIPQLERALIAGHDVVMLGERGQGKTRILRTLVGLLDEWTPVITGSELGEHPYEPITPGSIRKAANLLDDLPIEWRHRSQRYSEKLATPDTSVADLVGDIDPMKVAEGRSLGDPETIHFGLIPRAHRGIVAINELPDLAERIQVSMLNVMEERDIQVRGYTLRLPLDVLVMASANPEDYTNRGRIITPLKDRFGAEIRTHYPLELDDEVSVIEQEADLTASVPTFITEILARFTRYARDHPSIDQRSGVSARFSIAGAETVAAAALHRATVTGEDQAVARVVDLESVIEVLRGKIEFESGEEGRELEILEHLMRKSIADAVRAHLGGIDMAPLVSALEEGEPVVTGDRVRAGDLLESIPSPDTTAAVLDQIADRLEADSEGERASAVELALEGLFLARRIGKEADETGQTIYG; encoded by the coding sequence GTGGATCAGGTGCCAGAGGACAACGTCACCACCCATGGTTCTCAATCGACCGAAACCCGCCACCCGTCGCCCCGGACCCTCGGCGAACTCCGTGCCAGCGGCCACGTGCAGCGCAGCATCCGCGACGAGATCCGCAACAACCTGTTGTCGGCGCTCCGCGCGGGCCGCGACCCCTGGCCCGGCATCGTGGGCTTCGAGGCGACCGTCATCCCGCAACTCGAGCGTGCGCTGATCGCAGGCCACGACGTCGTGATGCTCGGCGAGCGCGGCCAGGGCAAAACGCGCATCCTGCGCACGCTCGTCGGCCTCCTCGACGAGTGGACGCCGGTGATCACGGGTTCGGAGCTGGGCGAGCACCCGTATGAGCCGATCACCCCGGGATCGATCCGGAAAGCTGCCAACCTCCTCGACGACCTGCCGATCGAATGGCGGCACCGTTCCCAGCGATACAGCGAGAAGCTGGCGACGCCGGACACCTCGGTCGCCGATCTCGTCGGCGACATCGACCCGATGAAGGTGGCCGAAGGGCGGAGTCTCGGCGACCCGGAGACCATCCACTTCGGGCTCATCCCGCGCGCGCATCGCGGCATCGTCGCCATCAACGAGCTGCCCGACCTCGCCGAACGCATCCAGGTGTCCATGCTCAACGTGATGGAGGAGCGCGACATCCAGGTCCGCGGCTACACGCTGCGCCTGCCGCTCGACGTCCTCGTGATGGCCAGCGCCAACCCGGAGGACTACACCAACCGCGGTCGCATCATCACCCCGCTCAAGGACCGCTTCGGCGCCGAGATCCGCACGCACTACCCGCTCGAGCTCGACGACGAGGTGTCGGTCATCGAGCAGGAAGCCGACCTCACCGCCAGCGTCCCGACGTTCATCACCGAGATCCTGGCGCGGTTCACCCGCTACGCCCGCGACCATCCCTCGATCGACCAGCGCTCGGGGGTCTCGGCGCGATTCTCCATCGCCGGTGCCGAAACCGTTGCCGCGGCAGCACTTCACCGTGCGACCGTCACCGGTGAGGACCAGGCGGTCGCACGGGTCGTCGATCTCGAGTCGGTGATCGAGGTGCTGCGCGGCAAGATCGAGTTCGAGTCCGGTGAAGAGGGTCGTGAACTGGAGATCCTCGAACACCTGATGCGCAAGTCCATCGCCGACGCCGTGCGGGCGCATCTGGGCGGTATCGACATGGCGCCGCTGGTCTCCGCACTCGAGGAAGGCGAACCGGTCGTGACCGGCGATCGTGTGCGGGCGGGCGACCTGCTGGAGTCCATCCCGTCGCCCGACACCACTGCGGCAGTCCTCGACCAGATCGCCGATCGGCTGGAGGCCGACAGCGAGGGGGAGCGGGCCAGCGCCGTCGAATTGGCCCTCGAGGGCCTGTTCCTGGCTCGTCGCATCGGCAAAGAGGCCGACGAGACCGGACAGACGATCTACGGCTGA
- a CDS encoding vWA domain-containing protein: MARKSFHRSRYQRYTGGPDPLAPPVDLREALETIGEDVMAGASPQRALRELLRRGTPDMRGLDKLREQINRRRQELLKKRNLDGTFAEIRELLDRAVLEERKQLARDLDDDARFAEMQIGSLPPSTAQAVEELSEYDWRSPQAREDYDKIKDLLGRELLDQRFAGMKEALEGANEQDRQRISEMLGDLNKLLEAHNRGEDTAEAFDEFMGKHGEFFPENPRNTEELIDSLAQRAAAAQQFYNSLTPEQRAELDQLAQQAFGSPDLMNQLAQMDSQLRAARPGLDWDNAQSFSGDQPMGLGEGAAALRDISELEALSEQLSQQYAGAQMDDIDLDALARQLGDDAAVDARMLAELEKALSEQGFFDRTADGQLRLSPKAMRQLGQSIFRDIAEQLSGRRGDRQTRQTGLLGEPTGASREWEFGDTDPWDVTRTVSNAVLRTVSETTEPSLATSEMARSGVRIDVRDVEVSETESRTQAAVVLLVDTSFSMEMEGRWTPMKRTAIALNHLISTRFRSDELHLIAFGRYARSIDIAELTGLQPRMEQGTNLHHALLLAQRHLRRFPNAQPVVLVVTDGEPTAHLDPSGEPFFFYPPHPQTIALTVRELDHVARIGAQVTFFRLGEDPGLAHFMDQIARRIGGRVVAPDVDGLGAAVVGDYLRARKGRRRG, encoded by the coding sequence ATGGCGCGCAAGAGCTTCCATCGTTCGCGCTACCAGCGGTACACCGGCGGGCCCGATCCGCTGGCGCCACCGGTCGATCTGCGCGAGGCGCTGGAGACGATCGGCGAGGACGTGATGGCCGGCGCCTCGCCGCAGCGTGCCCTGCGGGAGCTGCTGCGTCGCGGGACGCCGGACATGCGCGGACTCGACAAGCTGCGCGAACAGATCAACCGTCGCCGGCAGGAATTGCTGAAGAAGCGGAACCTCGACGGCACCTTCGCCGAGATCCGCGAACTCCTCGACCGCGCGGTTCTCGAAGAACGCAAACAGCTCGCGCGTGATCTCGACGACGACGCCCGGTTCGCCGAGATGCAGATCGGCAGTCTTCCGCCGTCGACGGCGCAGGCCGTCGAAGAACTGTCGGAGTACGACTGGCGCAGTCCACAGGCTCGCGAGGACTACGACAAGATCAAGGACCTGCTCGGCCGGGAACTGCTCGATCAACGTTTCGCGGGCATGAAGGAAGCGCTCGAGGGTGCGAACGAGCAGGATCGGCAACGGATCTCGGAGATGCTCGGGGATCTGAACAAGCTCCTCGAGGCGCACAACCGGGGTGAGGACACCGCGGAGGCGTTCGACGAGTTCATGGGGAAGCACGGCGAGTTCTTCCCGGAGAACCCGCGCAACACCGAAGAACTCATCGATTCGCTCGCCCAGCGGGCGGCCGCGGCGCAACAGTTCTACAACTCGCTGACCCCTGAGCAACGGGCCGAACTCGATCAGCTGGCGCAGCAGGCGTTCGGCTCGCCCGACCTGATGAACCAACTCGCGCAGATGGATTCGCAGCTCCGGGCGGCCCGGCCCGGTCTCGACTGGGACAACGCGCAATCCTTCTCCGGCGATCAGCCGATGGGACTGGGTGAGGGCGCCGCCGCCCTGCGTGACATCTCCGAACTCGAAGCGCTCTCCGAGCAGTTGTCGCAACAGTACGCGGGCGCGCAGATGGACGACATCGACCTGGATGCGCTCGCCCGCCAGCTCGGCGACGATGCGGCGGTCGACGCCCGGATGCTGGCCGAGCTCGAGAAAGCGCTGTCCGAACAGGGATTCTTCGACCGCACCGCCGACGGGCAGCTGCGCCTGAGTCCCAAGGCGATGCGTCAGCTCGGTCAGTCGATCTTCCGGGACATCGCCGAACAGCTGTCGGGCCGCCGCGGCGATCGCCAGACCCGCCAGACCGGGTTGCTGGGTGAGCCGACCGGCGCCTCCCGTGAGTGGGAGTTCGGTGACACCGATCCCTGGGATGTCACCCGCACCGTCTCGAATGCGGTGCTGCGCACCGTCTCCGAGACCACCGAGCCGTCCTTGGCGACTTCGGAGATGGCGCGGTCGGGTGTGCGCATCGATGTCCGCGACGTCGAGGTCTCGGAGACCGAGAGCCGGACACAGGCGGCGGTCGTGCTCCTCGTCGACACATCGTTCTCGATGGAGATGGAGGGCCGGTGGACGCCGATGAAGCGCACCGCGATCGCCCTGAACCACCTGATCTCCACCCGTTTCCGCAGCGACGAGCTGCACCTCATCGCGTTCGGCAGGTATGCGCGCTCGATCGACATCGCGGAGCTGACTGGTCTGCAGCCGCGCATGGAACAGGGCACCAACCTGCACCACGCGTTGCTGCTCGCGCAGCGGCACCTACGACGGTTCCCGAACGCTCAGCCGGTGGTCCTGGTGGTCACCGACGGAGAGCCCACCGCGCATCTCGATCCCAGCGGGGAGCCGTTCTTCTTCTATCCGCCGCACCCGCAGACCATCGCGCTCACGGTCCGCGAACTCGACCATGTCGCCCGAATCGGCGCACAGGTCACGTTCTTCCGGCTCGGCGAGGATCCCGGGCTGGCGCATTTCATGGACCAGATCGCGCGCCGGATCGGCGGACGCGTGGTGGCACCGGATGTCGACGGTCTCGGCGCCGCCGTGGTCGGCGACTACCTACGGGCTCGAAAGGGCCGTCGCCGCGGCTGA
- a CDS encoding DUF1707 SHOCT-like domain-containing protein, protein MTEPGELPIPDDRRARLRAADADRELVHEILSAAMAHGSLSPVEYEERAGKAVLAKTFGDLDALTDDLPVAQLGVAMPAASLSPGPRVTGGSSDAAVRHRLAIMSGSELSGTAVVADQLTATAIMGGVELDLREVEFTAPVLTVQCVAIMGGVEIKVPDGVTVEIGGLGVMGAFSGRSQKASRPGAPVVRVTGLALMGGVDVKYVPRDEPDA, encoded by the coding sequence GTGACCGAACCCGGCGAACTCCCGATTCCCGACGACCGTCGAGCCCGGCTCCGTGCCGCGGACGCGGACCGCGAACTGGTCCACGAGATCCTCTCCGCCGCCATGGCGCACGGCAGTCTCTCACCTGTCGAGTACGAGGAGCGCGCCGGAAAAGCGGTGCTCGCCAAGACCTTCGGTGATCTCGATGCACTGACCGACGATCTGCCGGTCGCGCAGCTCGGCGTCGCCATGCCCGCGGCCAGCTTGTCACCCGGGCCGCGGGTGACAGGTGGGAGCTCGGATGCAGCCGTCCGTCACCGACTGGCGATCATGTCCGGAAGCGAGTTGTCGGGGACCGCGGTGGTCGCCGATCAGCTCACCGCCACCGCCATCATGGGCGGGGTCGAACTCGACCTGCGGGAGGTGGAGTTCACCGCTCCGGTACTGACGGTGCAGTGCGTGGCGATCATGGGCGGCGTCGAGATCAAGGTGCCCGACGGGGTCACCGTCGAGATCGGGGGACTCGGCGTCATGGGTGCTTTCAGCGGCAGATCGCAGAAGGCGTCTCGCCCCGGTGCACCGGTCGTGCGGGTGACGGGACTCGCGCTGATGGGCGGCGTCGACGTCAAGTACGTGCCCCGCGACGAGCCGGACGCCTGA
- a CDS encoding AEC family transporter, whose product MSGVISGFTVIFIVVGVGYVLGRTRVIGDHAHEVLSRLVFFVFTPALLFHSMVTSDLSVVFSATLVIAGGTAFLMGVVYVVIARLWLRRAVPELVIGGLSASYVNSVNLGLPIAIFVLDDASFIAPLLLFQILIYSPVALLALDLTALDRDSGRSLLRDSLVAPITNPIVVGGLAGLALSLIGWTPPAAVMSPLKMLGDASVPAALLAFGLSLTGVAVFKKGQSPRRDIALASVLKMIVMPITVYVVARWGFGQQGEALFAQVVIAALPTAQNVLVYATRYRRGQILARDTALITTLASIPTIMVVALLLA is encoded by the coding sequence GTGTCTGGCGTCATCTCCGGCTTCACGGTGATCTTCATTGTAGTCGGGGTGGGTTACGTCCTCGGGCGCACGCGTGTCATCGGCGACCATGCGCACGAAGTCCTGTCCCGCCTGGTGTTCTTCGTCTTCACCCCGGCACTCCTGTTCCACTCGATGGTCACCTCCGACCTGTCGGTCGTCTTCTCGGCGACGCTCGTGATCGCCGGTGGCACCGCATTCCTCATGGGCGTCGTCTACGTGGTGATCGCCAGACTCTGGCTTCGACGCGCGGTCCCCGAACTCGTGATCGGCGGCCTGTCGGCGTCCTACGTGAACAGTGTGAACCTCGGACTGCCGATCGCCATCTTCGTGCTCGACGACGCGTCGTTCATCGCGCCGTTGCTGCTGTTCCAGATCCTGATCTACTCACCGGTGGCACTGCTCGCACTCGATCTCACCGCACTCGACCGCGACTCGGGGCGCTCACTCCTGCGGGACTCCCTGGTCGCCCCGATCACCAATCCGATCGTCGTCGGCGGACTCGCCGGACTGGCTCTCTCGCTGATCGGTTGGACGCCGCCGGCCGCGGTCATGTCGCCGCTGAAGATGCTGGGCGACGCCTCGGTACCCGCGGCCCTGCTCGCGTTCGGGTTGTCGCTGACCGGCGTCGCGGTGTTCAAGAAGGGGCAGAGCCCCCGCCGCGACATCGCGCTGGCGAGTGTTCTGAAGATGATCGTCATGCCGATCACCGTGTATGTGGTCGCCCGCTGGGGCTTCGGACAGCAGGGCGAGGCCCTGTTCGCCCAGGTCGTCATCGCGGCGTTGCCCACGGCACAGAACGTCCTGGTGTACGCCACCCGTTACCGGCGCGGGCAGATCCTCGCCCGGGACACGGCGCTGATCACGACCCTCGCGTCGATTCCGACCATCATGGTGGTCGCGCTCCTGCTCGCGTGA
- a CDS encoding DUF4190 domain-containing protein — MSYPPGQGSGQGQDDWGTVPSSGSSGSSGPNLSKGDQGQGAAPEYAPTEYGQTYQPGPSSDPYGQNAYGQNPYGQNPSGQNVYGQDQYGQSAYGSPAGGQGYGTPGQDPYTQPPGGSYGQYNDPYQAGQAPAYGSAYGSQNPYGAAPYGGGYGYAPPQKSTNGKAIGALISGIVGLVMLAACFLISFPVGIAAVVLGVMSRREVEQAGDTQTGSGMALAGIITGALAIVGAIVWVAIIIVAIAAGNSTDSVYYY; from the coding sequence GTGAGTTATCCACCGGGACAGGGTTCGGGCCAGGGCCAGGACGACTGGGGTACGGTGCCGAGTTCGGGGTCCTCGGGCAGTTCCGGCCCCAACCTCAGCAAGGGTGACCAGGGCCAGGGTGCCGCTCCGGAGTACGCGCCGACCGAGTACGGCCAGACCTACCAGCCGGGCCCGTCGTCGGACCCCTACGGCCAGAATGCATACGGCCAGAACCCCTACGGGCAGAACCCGTCCGGCCAGAACGTCTACGGCCAGGACCAGTACGGCCAAAGTGCTTACGGATCGCCGGCCGGCGGCCAGGGGTACGGGACGCCGGGCCAGGATCCCTACACGCAACCGCCCGGCGGGTCCTACGGTCAGTACAACGATCCGTACCAAGCAGGCCAGGCGCCCGCCTACGGGAGTGCGTACGGGTCGCAGAACCCGTACGGCGCAGCGCCCTACGGCGGCGGTTACGGATACGCGCCACCGCAGAAGAGCACCAATGGCAAGGCCATCGGGGCGCTGATCTCGGGAATCGTCGGGCTGGTGATGCTCGCCGCGTGCTTCCTCATCTCGTTCCCGGTCGGCATCGCCGCGGTGGTCCTCGGTGTCATGAGCCGACGCGAGGTCGAGCAGGCGGGGGACACGCAGACCGGATCGGGCATGGCACTCGCCGGGATCATCACCGGCGCTCTCGCCATCGTCGGCGCGATCGTGTGGGTCGCCATCATCATCGTGGCCATCGCGGCCGGGAATTCCACGGACTCCGTCTACTACTACTGA
- a CDS encoding DUF4190 domain-containing protein produces the protein MTTPTEGSDPTDPASSPRPPTDSSATDPSPWEPTQKASVPDAAPDSVPVTSTPGAGPDDTEIPESHSPADGVTQVIRTDGVSNPQSAQPVSPPPTAGGPPPSGPPPSGYGSTRVISTRPPSGPPPGPPPPPPRQGPGPERGFGPEQGFGPQHGHVQQPGHGQHPGHDQSGRPGYGPPPGYGQAPQGPAPGRHGQPFPPPGEGRSAEQGPAEPRSADPSQGGADGSSTNTLAVGALVASLLGLLCSGIGGIVGLVLGIVARKQIAASGGRQTGDGIALTAIIIGAFILVVWIAYWLVIALTDLQSPWSYF, from the coding sequence ATGACCACTCCGACCGAGGGCAGCGATCCGACGGATCCGGCCTCATCACCCAGACCGCCCACGGACTCCTCGGCGACCGACCCGTCGCCGTGGGAACCGACCCAGAAGGCGTCGGTTCCCGACGCCGCGCCGGACTCGGTTCCGGTGACCTCGACACCCGGGGCCGGGCCCGATGACACGGAGATTCCCGAGTCTCACAGTCCGGCCGACGGTGTCACCCAGGTCATCCGTACCGACGGCGTGTCGAATCCGCAGTCTGCGCAGCCGGTTTCGCCGCCACCCACCGCAGGCGGCCCGCCACCCTCCGGCCCGCCCCCGTCCGGTTATGGCTCGACCCGCGTGATCTCGACGCGGCCGCCTTCGGGACCGCCACCGGGACCGCCGCCGCCGCCTCCTCGGCAGGGCCCTGGCCCGGAGCGGGGATTCGGTCCGGAGCAGGGATTCGGCCCGCAGCATGGTCATGTCCAGCAGCCGGGCCACGGTCAGCACCCGGGTCACGACCAGTCCGGCCGGCCGGGCTACGGCCCCCCGCCGGGTTACGGCCAGGCCCCGCAGGGGCCTGCTCCGGGTCGGCACGGGCAACCGTTCCCCCCGCCCGGCGAGGGCCGCTCTGCCGAACAGGGTCCGGCCGAACCGCGCTCCGCCGATCCGTCTCAGGGCGGCGCAGACGGCTCGTCGACCAACACACTGGCCGTCGGCGCCCTCGTGGCCTCGCTGCTGGGTCTGCTGTGCAGCGGGATCGGCGGCATCGTCGGACTGGTGCTCGGGATCGTCGCACGCAAACAGATCGCGGCGTCGGGCGGAAGGCAGACCGGCGACGGTATCGCGCTCACCGCGATCATCATCGGCGCGTTCATCCTGGTCGTGTGGATCGCGTACTGGCTGGTGATCGCACTGACCGACCTGCAGTCGCCGTGGAGTTACTTCTGA
- the rpmF gene encoding 50S ribosomal protein L32, translated as MAVPKRRMSRANTRSRRSQWKAENPALQEEKVNGVPVRIPRRLVKAARAGLIDLDRR; from the coding sequence ATGGCTGTACCGAAGCGCCGGATGTCGCGGGCGAACACCCGTAGCCGTCGTTCGCAGTGGAAGGCGGAAAACCCCGCACTGCAAGAAGAGAAGGTGAACGGCGTCCCCGTGCGGATTCCGCGTCGTCTGGTCAAGGCGGCTCGCGCCGGCCTCATCGACCTGGACCGTCGCTAG
- a CDS encoding trimeric intracellular cation channel family protein: MLLDVLNFAGIAVFAASGAMLGVRKDFDMWGIITVGVLTGVGGGVLRDVLLGITPPASINGWGPIVTATIASLVVFFFHPAFTALHRSILVLDAFGMGLFAATGASIALDVGASAFAATTVGLLTAVGGGMLRDVISNEIPLLLQPSDLYAVPAVLGAAVVAVGATYTSAPHWIWLVVGSVLATGLRLVSLRFALKLPTARR; this comes from the coding sequence GTGCTGCTCGACGTGCTCAACTTCGCGGGTATCGCGGTGTTCGCGGCGTCGGGCGCGATGCTCGGGGTCCGCAAGGACTTCGACATGTGGGGGATCATCACCGTCGGCGTCCTCACCGGTGTCGGCGGCGGGGTCCTGCGTGACGTACTCCTCGGGATCACCCCGCCCGCATCGATCAACGGATGGGGTCCGATCGTCACCGCGACCATCGCCAGCCTCGTCGTCTTCTTCTTCCATCCCGCGTTCACCGCTCTGCACCGGTCGATCCTGGTGCTCGACGCCTTCGGGATGGGGCTCTTCGCCGCGACCGGGGCGAGCATCGCCCTCGACGTCGGGGCGAGCGCCTTCGCCGCGACGACCGTCGGTCTCCTCACCGCGGTCGGCGGCGGGATGCTCCGCGACGTGATCTCCAATGAGATCCCACTCCTCCTCCAGCCGTCCGATCTCTACGCCGTGCCGGCGGTTCTCGGTGCCGCCGTCGTCGCCGTCGGTGCCACGTATACTTCTGCGCCGCACTGGATCTGGCTCGTCGTCGGGTCGGTTCTCGCGACCGGTCTCCGGCTGGTGAGTCTGCGGTTCGCGCTGAAGCTCCCGACTGCGCGACGGTAA